A window of Candidatus Pantoea floridensis contains these coding sequences:
- the kdpB gene encoding potassium-transporting ATPase subunit KdpB encodes MSRQQLALVDAALTRVAMLDALKKLDPRVQFRNPVMFIVWLGSVLTSVLAAGMAVGTLSGSAGFTAAVAIWLWFTVLFANFAEALAEGRSKAQANSLKGISKTSDAKKLAEPRHGAQWHNVAADTLRKGDVVLVEAGDIIPCDGEVLEGGASVDESAITGESAPVIRESGGDFSSVTGGTRILSDWLVIQCSVNPGETFLDRMIAMVEGAKRRKTPNEVALTILLVSLTIVFLLATVTLWPFSAYGGTPVSVTVLVALLVCLIPTTIGGLLSAIGVAGMSRMLGANVIATSGRAVEAAGDVDVLMLDKTGTITLGNRQATQFLPAPGVSEQQLADAAQLASLADETPEGRSIVVLAKQKFNLRERDLSSMGASFIPFSAQTRMSGVNVQDRLIRKGAVDAVRRHIEASNGRFPAQVNADVEEVARAGGTPLVVAEGAQVLGVVALKDIVKGGIKERFAELRKMGIKTVMITGDNPLTAAAIAAEAGVDDFLSEATPEAKLALIRQYQAEGRLVAMTGDGTNDAPALAQADVAVAMNSGTQAAKEAGNMVDLDSNPTKLLEVVHIGKQMLMTRGSLTTFSIANDVAKYFAIIPAAFAATYPQLNMLNVMGLHSPNSAILSAVIFNALVIVFLIPLALKGVSYRPLSAAALLRRNLWIYGAGGLVVPFIGIKAIDLLLTLLGLA; translated from the coding sequence ATGAGTCGTCAACAACTGGCGCTGGTTGATGCGGCGCTAACGCGCGTTGCCATGCTGGATGCGCTAAAAAAACTCGATCCGCGCGTACAGTTCCGCAACCCGGTGATGTTTATCGTGTGGCTCGGCAGCGTGCTGACCTCGGTATTAGCGGCTGGCATGGCCGTCGGCACGCTCAGCGGCAGCGCTGGCTTTACCGCTGCGGTTGCCATCTGGCTGTGGTTCACCGTGCTGTTTGCTAACTTTGCCGAAGCGCTGGCGGAAGGGCGCAGCAAGGCGCAGGCCAACAGCCTGAAAGGCATCAGCAAAACCAGCGATGCGAAAAAATTGGCCGAACCGCGCCATGGCGCGCAGTGGCACAACGTGGCCGCCGACACGCTGCGCAAAGGCGATGTGGTGCTGGTGGAAGCCGGTGACATCATTCCCTGCGACGGCGAAGTGCTGGAGGGTGGCGCATCGGTGGATGAAAGCGCAATCACCGGTGAATCTGCGCCGGTGATCCGTGAATCCGGCGGCGACTTCTCCTCCGTAACCGGCGGTACACGCATTCTGTCTGACTGGCTGGTGATTCAGTGCAGCGTCAATCCGGGTGAAACCTTCCTCGATCGCATGATCGCCATGGTGGAAGGCGCCAAACGTCGCAAAACGCCGAACGAAGTGGCGCTGACCATTCTGCTGGTGTCGCTGACGATTGTGTTCCTGCTGGCAACCGTCACGCTGTGGCCCTTCTCAGCCTATGGTGGCACGCCCGTCAGCGTGACGGTGCTGGTCGCCCTGCTGGTGTGCCTGATTCCTACCACCATCGGCGGCTTGTTGTCGGCTATCGGTGTGGCGGGCATGAGCCGCATGCTCGGTGCGAATGTTATCGCTACCAGCGGCCGTGCCGTTGAAGCGGCGGGTGACGTCGATGTGTTGATGCTGGATAAAACCGGCACCATTACCCTCGGCAATCGTCAGGCGACGCAATTCCTGCCGGCACCGGGCGTTAGCGAGCAGCAGCTGGCCGATGCGGCGCAGCTGGCGTCGCTGGCCGATGAAACCCCGGAAGGGCGCAGCATCGTGGTGCTGGCGAAGCAGAAATTTAACCTGCGTGAGCGCGATCTGAGCAGCATGGGCGCCAGCTTCATTCCATTCTCGGCGCAAACGCGTATGAGCGGCGTCAACGTGCAGGATCGCCTGATCCGCAAAGGCGCGGTAGATGCCGTTCGTCGCCATATCGAAGCCAGCAACGGCCGTTTTCCCGCGCAAGTGAACGCTGACGTTGAAGAGGTGGCGCGCGCCGGCGGTACACCGCTGGTGGTGGCTGAAGGTGCACAAGTACTGGGCGTGGTGGCGCTGAAAGATATCGTCAAAGGCGGCATTAAAGAGCGCTTTGCCGAGCTGCGCAAGATGGGCATCAAAACGGTGATGATTACCGGCGATAACCCGTTAACCGCAGCGGCGATTGCGGCGGAAGCGGGCGTTGATGATTTCCTGTCGGAAGCCACGCCGGAAGCTAAGCTGGCGCTGATTCGCCAGTATCAGGCGGAAGGGCGCTTAGTGGCGATGACCGGCGACGGCACCAATGACGCACCGGCGCTGGCGCAGGCCGACGTGGCGGTGGCGATGAACTCCGGTACCCAGGCGGCAAAAGAGGCGGGTAACATGGTCGATCTCGACTCTAACCCAACCAAGCTGCTGGAAGTGGTGCACATCGGCAAACAGATGCTGATGACGCGCGGTTCGCTCACCACCTTCAGTATCGCCAACGACGTGGCGAAGTATTTCGCCATTATTCCGGCCGCGTTTGCCGCCACCTATCCGCAGCTCAACATGTTGAACGTGATGGGGCTGCATTCGCCTAATTCGGCGATTCTGTCGGCGGTGATTTTCAACGCGCTGGTGATTGTGTTCCTGATCCCGCTGGCGCTAAAAGGCGTAAGTTATCGCCCGTTGAGCGCCGCAGCGCTGCTGCGTCGCAACCTGTGGATTTATGGCGCGGGCGGATTAGTGGTGCCGTTTATCGGGATTAAAGCTATCGACCTGCTGCTGACGCTGCTTGGCCTGGCTTGA
- the kdpC gene encoding potassium-transporting ATPase subunit KdpC: MSQLRPAIVLLMILTLLTGAVYPLLTTGLAQWWFPSQAKGSLIEQDGAVRGSEQIGQAFSQPGHFWGRPSATGDAPYNPLSSSGSNLAASNPALDKAVAERVAALRAANPQAAKAVPVELVTASASGLDPDISPEAALWQAPRIAAAHHMALQDVEALIARQTERPLLPFIGEETVNVLRLNMALDDLQ, from the coding sequence ATGAGTCAGTTACGTCCGGCTATTGTATTGTTAATGATACTGACGCTGCTTACCGGCGCGGTGTATCCGCTGCTCACCACCGGTTTGGCGCAGTGGTGGTTCCCGTCGCAGGCCAAGGGTTCGCTGATTGAGCAGGATGGCGCGGTGCGCGGTTCTGAGCAGATCGGCCAGGCCTTTAGCCAGCCGGGCCACTTTTGGGGCCGTCCTTCCGCTACCGGTGATGCGCCTTATAACCCGCTGTCCTCCAGCGGCAGTAATCTGGCCGCCAGCAATCCGGCGCTGGATAAAGCCGTGGCGGAACGCGTCGCTGCGCTGCGCGCGGCGAATCCGCAGGCCGCTAAAGCGGTGCCAGTGGAGTTGGTCACCGCGTCGGCGAGCGGTTTAGATCCTGATATTTCGCCGGAAGCGGCCTTGTGGCAAGCTCCGCGCATCGCCGCCGCGCATCACATGGCGCTGCAAGATGTTGAGGCGCTGATTGCGCGTCAAACCGAGCGCCCGCTGTTGCCGTTTATCGGTGAAGAGACGGTGAACGTGCTGCGCCTGAATATGGCGCTGGATGATTTGCAGTAA